In the Kaistella sp. 97-N-M2 genome, one interval contains:
- a CDS encoding D-glycerate dehydrogenase: MKVFVNAQIPQIGMEILQKENIEVIFPENENDAEWLENCKKADAILNVGKHQFDKEFFDECPNIKAIALFSVGFDNVNVQQANARKIPIGNTPDVLSRATSDVAFLLMQMVSRKATYNIDKVKSGNWKDFDALEELGQELYGKTLGIYGLGRIGFEMAEKCKKAFEMNIIYHNRSRNSDAENKLEAQYVSFEDLVKRSDVLSINANYTEEQAGIFNTEIFEKMKSNAIFINTARGGFHSEDDLLHALKTREIWGAGLDVTNPEPMDKDHPLLELSNVCVLPHIGSATVEARNGMAKLAAENIVAFAKGEAMPNCANPEVYQN; the protein is encoded by the coding sequence ATGAAAGTATTTGTTAATGCTCAAATTCCACAGATCGGAATGGAGATCCTGCAAAAGGAAAATATCGAAGTTATTTTTCCTGAGAATGAAAATGACGCCGAATGGTTAGAAAACTGTAAAAAAGCCGATGCGATCTTAAATGTGGGAAAACATCAATTCGATAAAGAATTTTTTGATGAATGTCCCAATATTAAAGCCATTGCGTTGTTTTCAGTGGGTTTCGACAATGTGAATGTACAGCAAGCAAATGCCAGAAAAATCCCAATTGGCAATACGCCCGATGTTTTGAGCAGAGCCACGTCGGACGTCGCTTTTCTCCTTATGCAAATGGTTTCCAGAAAAGCTACTTACAATATCGACAAAGTAAAATCCGGAAACTGGAAAGATTTTGATGCCCTGGAAGAATTGGGGCAGGAGTTATATGGAAAAACATTAGGAATTTATGGTTTAGGACGAATAGGTTTTGAAATGGCAGAAAAGTGTAAAAAAGCTTTTGAGATGAACATTATTTACCACAACAGAAGCCGCAACTCCGACGCCGAAAACAAACTGGAGGCACAATACGTTTCCTTTGAAGATCTTGTTAAAAGATCAGATGTTCTAAGTATTAATGCGAATTATACAGAAGAGCAGGCCGGAATTTTCAATACAGAAATATTCGAAAAAATGAAATCGAACGCCATCTTCATCAATACCGCAAGAGGCGGTTTTCACAGCGAAGATGATTTACTACATGCGTTAAAAACCAGAGAAATTTGGGGCGCAGGTTTAGACGTTACCAATCCTGAACCGATGGATAAGGACCATCCATTGCTTGAGTTGTCTAATGTCTGCGTTTTGCCGCACATCGGTTCTGCTACAGTTGAGGCGCGCAACGGAATGGCAAAACTGGCTGCAGAAAATATCGTGGCTTTTGCAAAAGGTGAAGCGATGCCTAACTGCGCAAATCCCGAAGTTTATCAAAATTAA
- a CDS encoding acyl-CoA thioesterase — MNYQEKIKNSETHVFKVVFPNITNHHNTMFGGTVMEMMDEVAFMTATRFARKSFVTVSCDRIDFKKPIPADTLVELIGKVKYVGNSSLKVNVEVFVEEMYAEKRERAVAGDFTLVAIGADKKPVPIFENKENIEIV, encoded by the coding sequence ATGAACTATCAAGAGAAGATCAAAAATTCCGAAACCCACGTTTTCAAGGTTGTTTTCCCGAATATTACCAACCATCACAATACCATGTTTGGCGGCACAGTGATGGAAATGATGGATGAAGTTGCCTTTATGACGGCCACCAGATTCGCCCGAAAATCTTTCGTCACCGTGAGTTGCGACCGCATCGATTTCAAGAAACCCATTCCTGCGGATACATTGGTGGAACTGATAGGGAAAGTGAAGTATGTGGGAAATTCCAGTTTAAAAGTAAATGTAGAGGTTTTCGTGGAGGAAATGTACGCGGAGAAAAGAGAAAGGGCTGTTGCGGGTGATTTTACCCTGGTCGCAATTGGCGCAGACAAAAAACCTGTTCCCATCTTTGAGAATAAGGAAAATATTGAAATTGTATAA